In Leptolyngbyaceae cyanobacterium, a single window of DNA contains:
- a CDS encoding FAD-dependent oxidoreductase, which yields MTKVVIIGCGVVGATIAYELSQISELNITVVDKQSPAQGATSASLGVVMGVVTRKLKGKAWKLRETSIQRYETLIPELEAITQRQIPYNRQGILMLCLLEDDLASWQELLEIRRSQGWQLEIWDIEKVKANCSHLNLDKIKAAVYSPQDRQVNPTSLTLALVDAAQRNGVNFDFNVNVSDIESTESVGKNLTSSSRIKTTNGDINFDWLVISAGLGSTLLMASLENQIDIRPVLGQALHLRLPHPLGNADFQPVISGDDIHIVPLGEGDYWVGATVEFPVEGSNEIVIDASQLEVVKEEAIAFCPPLAQATIIRTWSGLRPRPEGRPAPIIGNLPGYRNILLATGHYRNGILLAPATAQAIREAILG from the coding sequence ATGACTAAAGTAGTTATTATTGGGTGCGGAGTTGTTGGCGCTACTATTGCCTACGAACTCAGCCAAATTTCCGAATTAAATATTACAGTTGTCGATAAGCAATCACCAGCGCAGGGTGCTACCAGCGCATCCCTTGGCGTCGTGATGGGTGTGGTTACTCGGAAATTAAAGGGGAAAGCGTGGAAATTACGAGAAACTAGTATCCAGCGCTATGAAACTTTGATTCCCGAATTAGAAGCGATTACTCAACGTCAAATTCCTTATAATCGCCAGGGAATTTTAATGCTTTGTTTGCTAGAGGATGATTTAGCAAGTTGGCAAGAATTATTAGAAATTCGTCGTTCTCAAGGTTGGCAATTAGAAATTTGGGATATTGAGAAAGTAAAAGCTAATTGCTCTCATCTTAATTTAGACAAAATAAAGGCGGCTGTTTATTCTCCTCAAGATAGACAAGTTAATCCCACTTCTTTAACTTTAGCATTAGTTGATGCTGCTCAACGCAATGGCGTTAATTTTGATTTTAATGTCAATGTTTCGGATATCGAATCAACTGAATCAGTAGGGAAAAATCTAACTTCTTCCAGTCGAATTAAAACTACTAATGGAGATATCAATTTTGATTGGTTGGTGATATCGGCGGGTTTGGGTTCAACACTGTTGATGGCATCATTGGAAAACCAAATTGATATCAGACCAGTATTAGGTCAAGCTTTACATTTGCGATTGCCACATCCATTGGGGAATGCTGATTTTCAACCAGTAATTAGCGGCGATGACATACATATCGTGCCATTGGGAGAGGGGGATTACTGGGTAGGTGCAACGGTGGAATTTCCGGTAGAAGGAAGTAATGAAATAGTCATAGATGCCAGTCAATTGGAAGTAGTTAAAGAAGAAGCGATCGCATTTTGCCCACCTTTAGCCCAAGCCACCATCATCAGAACTTGGTCGGGTTTGCGTCCCCGTCCCGAAGGTCGCCCTGCACCTATTATTGGCAACTTACCCGGTTATCGCAATATTCTATTAGCAACTGGTCATTATCGTAATGGTATTTTGTTAGCACCTGCTACTGCACAAGCAATTCGAGAAGCTATTTTGGGTTAA